In one window of Gossypium arboreum isolate Shixiya-1 chromosome 4, ASM2569848v2, whole genome shotgun sequence DNA:
- the LOC108457762 gene encoding protein phosphatase 2C 37-like — MAGICCEVVGESEAAAPVEPTSRASRRRRLELLPFKLVAEAAVLPPLENGRKRQKLDLVRPTSRDCDNAVQNSDTDKLEKDQELNGSLNFNGAVKSEAVEEEKESPKFGLTSVCGRRRDMEDTVSIRPSFCKQSRQVQMSSDIHFYGVFDGHGCSHVAMKCKDRFHEILKEEIEACGGEKAVEWKRTMERSFERMDKEVQKWTVDAKERSSCRCELQTPQCDAVGSTAVVAVVTPDEIIVANCGDSRAVLCRNGVALPLSDDHKPDRPDEMLRIQEAGGRVIYWDGPRVLGVLAMSRAIGDNYLKPFVISEPEVTITKRKGEEECLILASDGLWDVVPNDTACGVARMCLRAEKPLSPPVSPSSEAAVKGGTAESSDKACWDASILLTKLALARHSTDNVSVVVVDLKKNQPL, encoded by the exons ATGGCGGGAATTTGCTGTGAAGTTGTTGGAGAAAGTGAAGCAGCGGCTCCGGTTGAGCCAACTTCAAGAGCTTCTCGTCGCCGGAGATTGGAGCTTCTACCGTTTAAGTTAGTGGCCGAAGCTGCTGTTCTACCGCCGTTAGAGAACGGCCGGAAACGTCAGAAGCTCGATCTCGTTCGCCCGACTTCTCGTGATTGTGATAACGCTGTTCAAAACTCGGATACTGATAAGCTTGAGAAAGATCAAGAACTTAATGGAAGTCTAAATTTTAATGGAGCAGTAAAATCAGAAGCCGTAGAAGAAGAAAAGGAATCGCCGAAGTTCGGCCTGACATCCGTTTGCGGAAGGCGACGAGATATGGAAGACACCGTTTCGATTCGCCCTTCGTTTTGCAAACAAAGCCGGCAAGTTCAAATGTCGTCGGATATTCACTTTTACGGCGTCTTCGACGGCCATGGCTGCTCTCAT GTTGCTATGAAGTGTAAAGATCGATTTCATGAGATATTAAAAGAAGAAATCGAAGCGTGCGGCGGAGAGAAGGCGGTGGAGTGGAAGCGGACGATGGAGAGGAGCTTTGAGAGAATGGACAAGGAAGTTCAAAAATGGACGGTGGACGCTAAGGAGCGTTCAAGTTGCCGATGCGAACTTCAAACTCCACAGTGCGACGCCGTTGGCTCCACCGCAGTGGTTGCTGTCGTTACGCCTGATGAGATCATCGTTGCTAACTGTGGTGATTCGCGCGCTGTTTTATGCCGGAACGGCGTCGCTTTACCTCTTTCCGACGATCACAAG ccGGACCGACCCGACGAAATGCTCCGAATCCAAGAAGCCGGTGGCCGAGTAATTTACTGGGATGGACCTCGTGTTCTTGGCGTGTTAGCCATGTCCAGAGCAATTG GGGATAATTATTTAAAACCCTTTGTTATATCGGAACCTGAGGTAACAATAACGAAGAGAAAAGGGGAAGAGGAGTGTTTGATATTAGCGAGCGATGGGTTATGGGATGTGGTACCAAATGATACAGCATGTGGAGTTGCGCGTATGTGTTTACGCGCTGAAAAACCGCTGTCACCACCAGTGTCACCGAGTAGTGAAGCGGCTGTGAAGGGTGGCACAGCCGAGAGTTCCGATAAGGCCTGTTGGGATGCTTCAATTTTATTAACAAAATTGGCCTTGGCCAGGCACAGTACGGATAATGTTAGCGTTGTTGTGGTTGATTTGAAGAAAAATCAGCCGCTGTGa
- the LOC108460826 gene encoding probable methyltransferase PMT11, whose product MKLLGHVDSLKSQTSIKFAAFIFISVASFYLGKHWSDGSRQLIFFSRQSPSGTTSSSSSIALSPNLNKEFNVSALIDTPEPPRSAKSEGKWASGSLKAPPPPLEFKIYGIVDENGTMSDKFEIGEFDTDLVENWDNGTEVEAETGKEDVRSTFRVKKFGFCGENMREYIPCLDNVEAIKRLKSTERGERFERHCPEKGKGLNCLVPAPKGYRPPIPWPRSRDEVWFNNVPHTRLVEDKGGQNWISRKGKDKFKFPGGGTQFIHGADQYLNQISKMVPDITFGHHIRVVLDVGCGVASFGAYLMSRNVITMSVAPKDVHENQIQFALERGVPAMVAAFATRRLLYPSQAFDLIHCSRCRINWTRDDGILLLEVNRMLRAGGYFAWAAQPVYKHEEALEEQWEEMLNLTTRLCWNLVKKEGYIAIWQKPLDNSCYLSREAGTRPPLCDQDDDPDNVWYVDLKACISRLPENGYGANVAPWPARLQIPPDRLQSIQIDSYIARKELFTAESKYWNEIVDSYVRALHWKKFQLRNVLDMRASFGGFAAAIIENQLDAWVLNVVPISGPNTLPVIYDRGLIGVMHDWCEPFDTYPRTYDFLHAAGLFSIERKRCNMSTIMLEMDRILRPGGRVYIRDSLDVMDELEDIAKAMGWRPTLRDTSEGPHASYRILTCDKRHG is encoded by the exons ATGAAACTTCTCGGCCATGTCGATTCCCTCAAAAGCCAAACGTCGATCAAATTCGCggcctttatttttatttccgtCGCTTCCTTTTACTTAGGCAAACACTGGTCCGACGGTTCCCGCCAACTCATCTTCTTCTCCCGCCAATCCCCTTCTGGAACGACGTCGTCTTCTTCTTCCATCGCTCTTTCTCCTAATCTCAATAAAGAATTCAATGTCTCCGCTCTCATTGACACTCCGGAACCTCCTCGTTCAGCTAAAAGCGAAGGAAAGTGGGCGTCGGGGTCTTTGAAAGCTCCGCCTCCACCTCTAGAGTTCAAGATTTACGGGATCGTAGATGAGAATGGTACAATGTCGGATAAGTTTGAGATCGGGGAGTTTGATACGGATTTGGTGGAGAACTGGGATAACGGAACGGAGGTTGAGGCGGAAACGGGTAAAGAGGATGTTAGGTCTACCTTTAGAGTGAAGAAGTTTGGGTTTTGCGGAGAAAATATGAGAGAGTATATACCGTGTTTGGATAACGTGGAAGCGATTAAGAGGCTTAAATCGACGGAGAGAGGGGAGAGATTTGAACGACATTGCCCGGAGAAAGGGAAAGGATTGAATTGCTTGGTTCCAGCTCCAAAAGGATATCGCCCTCCGATCCCTTGGCCTAGGAGCCGCGATGAG GTATGGTTCAACAATGTTCCTCATACACGTCTAGTAGAGGACAAAGGTGGCCAAAATTGGATTTCTAGAAAAGGGAAGGATAAATTCAAGTTTCCTGGAGGTGGCACACAGTTCATACATGGGGCAGATCAATACCTGAATCAGATTTCTAAG ATGGTCCCTGATATTACATTTGGACATCATATTCGGGTTGTTCTGGATGTTGGATGTGGTGTGGCAAGTTTTGGTGCCTATTTGATGTCACGGAATGTTATAACCATGTCTGTAGCTCCCAAAGATGTCCATGAAAACCAGATTCAATTTGCACTTGAGCGTGGAGTTCCTGCAATGGTGGCAGCATTTGCAACTCGCCGTTTGTTGTACCCAAGTCAAGCCTTTGATTTGATACATTGTTCTAGATGTCGTATCAATTGGACTCGTGATG ATGGAATTTTGCTTCTTGAGGTCAATAGAATGCTCAGGGCTGGTGGATATTTTGCTTGGGCTGCCCAGCCAGTTTACAAGCATGAAGAAGCCCTTGAGGAACAGTGGGAAG AGATGCTTAACCTTACTACTCGCCTCTGTTGGAATCTTGTAAAGAAGGAGGGATATATTGCTATATGGCAGAAGCCCTTGGACAACAGTTGTTATTTAAGCCGTGAAGCCGGGACTCGTCCTCCTTTGTGTGATCAAGATGATGACCCAGATAATGTTTG GTATGTTGACCTGAAGGCCTGCATTAGTCGACTTCCAGAGAATGGATATGGTGCAAATGTTGCTCCTTGGCCTGCTCGTCTGCAAATTCCACCTGACAGGCTGCAGAGCATACAAATAGATTCGTATATAGCCAGAAAAGAGCTCTTCACGGCAGAGTCAAAATACTGGAATGAAATAGTGGATAGCTATGTCCGTGCTCTTCATTGGAAGAAATTTCAACTGAGAAATGTATTGGACATGAGAGCTAGCTTTGGAGG ATTTGCAGCCGCGATAATTGAGAATCAACTTGATGCTTGGGTTCTAAACGTGGTCCCTATTAGTGGGCCCAATACCTTGCCTGTTATTTATGATCGTGGATTAATAGGGGTCATGCATGACTG GTGTGAACCATTTGATACATACCCAAGGACCTATGATTTTTTGCATGCAGCAGGCCTCTTCTCAATTGAGAGGAAAAG GTGCAATATGTCTACAATCATGCTTGAAATGGACCGGATATTGAGACCTGGTGGACGTGTATACATACGTGATTCTCTGGATGTTATGGATGAACTTGAAGACATTGCAAAAGCCATGGGTTGGCGGCCAACTCTACGTGATACATCCGAAGGTCCTCACGCAAGTTACAGGATCTTGACATGTGACAAGCGTCATGGTTGA